A DNA window from Bacteroides cellulosilyticus contains the following coding sequences:
- a CDS encoding UpxZ family transcription anti-terminator antagonist, with protein sequence MSDQVSSLFSLAHSLLTLGQDGSPIYVDSFTRLNRDVYESALNSYGKHGSTPEAEAELCLGLLVAFNATMYDNGHKQEYIQKVLERSINVLPLIPASLLKVRLLTYCYGEIYEEELNKEAHAIIESWGTFRLTEEQVEIIEELKNIEENPYPWEEAEA encoded by the coding sequence ATGAGTGATCAAGTTTCATCCTTATTTTCCCTGGCTCACAGTCTTCTCACTCTAGGTCAGGATGGCAGTCCGATTTATGTTGATAGTTTCACCCGTCTGAATCGTGATGTTTATGAATCAGCTCTAAACTCGTATGGAAAACATGGTTCAACTCCTGAAGCTGAAGCTGAGTTGTGTTTAGGGCTTTTGGTGGCCTTCAATGCCACAATGTATGATAATGGGCATAAACAGGAATATATTCAGAAAGTTCTGGAGCGTAGTATTAACGTTCTTCCACTGATTCCTGCTTCGTTATTGAAAGTTCGCCTACTGACTTATTGCTATGGTGAAATTTATGAAGAGGAATTAAATAAGGAAGCTCATGCCATTATCGAAAGTTGGGGCACTTTTCGACTGACGGAAGAGCAAGTAGAGATTATTGAAGAGTTGAAAAATATCGAAGAAAATCCTTATCCGTGGGAAGAGGCTGAGGCGTGA
- a CDS encoding UpxY family transcription antiterminator, translating into MNITPRLHWFAVRVTYGRELALKAFLDEEKIENFIPMRRDYVVKDGRRICKFVPAVHNLVFIRSTRKRIDTLKDRAGMNIPIRYIMNRENHLPVIVPEDQMRSFILVAGTYEESVIYVEPAELQLVRGQKVRVKGGVFEGAVGEFVRIRRDRRVVVNIEGVMAVATTFIHSSLVEPITD; encoded by the coding sequence GTGAACATCACCCCTCGCCTCCACTGGTTTGCAGTACGTGTCACATACGGCCGTGAACTGGCTCTGAAAGCTTTTCTGGATGAAGAGAAGATAGAGAATTTTATTCCGATGCGTCGCGATTATGTCGTGAAAGATGGCCGTCGCATTTGTAAGTTTGTTCCTGCCGTGCATAACCTTGTTTTCATTCGCTCTACTCGTAAGCGTATCGATACATTGAAGGATAGAGCCGGTATGAATATCCCTATACGTTACATTATGAATCGCGAAAATCATCTTCCTGTTATCGTTCCGGAAGATCAGATGCGTAGTTTCATTCTTGTTGCTGGTACCTACGAGGAATCGGTTATTTATGTAGAGCCTGCTGAATTGCAACTGGTAAGAGGTCAGAAAGTGCGCGTAAAAGGGGGAGTTTTCGAGGGTGCAGTGGGGGAATTTGTCCGTATCCGTCGCGACCGTCGTGTGGTTGTCAATATTGAAGGTGTCATGGCTGTTGCAACGACTTTTATTCACTCTTCGCTTGTAGAACCGATAACTGACTGA
- a CDS encoding Coenzyme F420 hydrogenase/dehydrogenase, beta subunit C-terminal domain, with protein MIDISDKAMCCGCNACGDVCAHDAITFKTDIEGFWYPEVDKSKCNNCGLCEKVCPIINIDKLKKNDFEVPKCYAAIHKNLEVRFDSTSGGLFSALAEKMYRDRGYVGGAIYDENFNVKQFISNDKKDLLALRSSKYTQSSCVGFFKQVKEILKSGEKVLVCGCPCQMAALRTFLRKPYENLIIADFVCRGINSPMIGTKFRESLERKEGSKVIWQKAKNKELGWHLMAAKYIFANGKSLFIPSPLNGMTRGYLQTNAFCRPSCYSCKFKGMPRIADITLADCWGIEKFDPSMDDNVGTSLVLVNSEKGAALFEDIRQKIKCIEFPFEEAVLGNPSIMKSLSPSKVDREQFFKDAQYMNFEDLEAKYFPVPNNSSVRIKLKNIVCCIRRLIQLSFGSPYHFLKLVKLNFLPPSSIHSNIQRGGYIALSRYTVWDIHPKANIILNARFHMGSRRVHGSKLESRLLVEEGATLQVDSNFSAGYGCDIEVFKGASLIIHNDFGNFKGGGPNMGLTLICGDHIEIGEDCRIGRNVTIRDNNGGHHVSLQGYKTSKPVIIGKHVWLCEGCTIMQGVKIGDGAIISAHTVVTTNVPPYSLVAGNPARVVQTDVHWKY; from the coding sequence ATGATTGATATTTCGGATAAAGCAATGTGTTGCGGTTGCAATGCCTGTGGCGACGTGTGTGCTCATGATGCAATTACTTTCAAAACGGATATTGAAGGTTTTTGGTATCCGGAGGTAGACAAGAGTAAGTGTAACAATTGTGGATTGTGTGAGAAGGTTTGTCCAATTATCAATATTGATAAACTGAAAAAGAATGATTTTGAAGTGCCAAAGTGTTATGCAGCTATACACAAGAATCTTGAAGTGCGTTTTGATTCTACTTCCGGTGGACTTTTCTCAGCTCTTGCGGAAAAAATGTATCGTGACAGAGGTTATGTGGGTGGAGCAATATATGATGAAAATTTCAATGTGAAGCAATTCATCTCCAATGATAAAAAAGACTTGCTTGCTTTGCGTAGTTCAAAATATACTCAAAGTAGTTGTGTCGGATTTTTTAAGCAGGTGAAAGAAATCTTGAAATCTGGTGAAAAAGTCCTTGTCTGCGGCTGTCCTTGCCAAATGGCGGCTCTTAGGACCTTTTTACGCAAGCCGTATGAGAATCTTATTATTGCGGATTTTGTGTGTAGAGGTATTAATTCTCCAATGATTGGAACTAAGTTCCGCGAAAGTCTTGAACGTAAAGAAGGTTCAAAGGTTATTTGGCAAAAAGCCAAAAATAAAGAGCTTGGGTGGCATCTAATGGCTGCCAAATATATCTTTGCTAATGGTAAAAGTCTCTTCATTCCATCTCCCCTCAACGGAATGACACGCGGCTATCTGCAAACTAATGCATTTTGTCGTCCATCTTGCTACAGCTGCAAGTTTAAGGGTATGCCTCGTATCGCTGATATCACTCTTGCTGATTGTTGGGGTATCGAAAAGTTTGATCCATCAATGGATGATAATGTAGGTACTTCGTTAGTTCTAGTCAATTCAGAAAAGGGTGCAGCATTATTTGAAGATATTCGGCAAAAAATCAAGTGTATTGAATTTCCATTCGAGGAGGCCGTTCTTGGTAATCCCAGCATTATGAAATCTTTGTCTCCAAGCAAAGTTGACAGGGAACAATTTTTCAAAGATGCGCAATATATGAATTTTGAAGATCTGGAAGCAAAATATTTTCCGGTACCTAATAACTCTTCGGTAAGAATTAAACTAAAGAATATTGTTTGTTGTATCCGAAGATTGATACAGTTGTCTTTTGGAAGTCCATATCATTTTTTGAAATTAGTTAAATTGAATTTTCTGCCACCTTCATCTATTCATTCTAATATACAAAGAGGGGGGTATATTGCCCTTTCACGTTATACCGTTTGGGATATCCATCCTAAAGCGAACATTATATTGAACGCTCGTTTTCATATGGGAAGCCGAAGAGTACATGGTTCAAAGCTTGAAAGCCGCTTGCTTGTAGAAGAAGGTGCTACACTTCAGGTAGACAGCAATTTTAGTGCAGGCTATGGTTGCGATATTGAAGTATTCAAAGGCGCCTCGCTTATTATACACAATGATTTTGGAAACTTCAAGGGAGGGGGACCCAATATGGGCTTAACTTTGATTTGCGGAGATCACATTGAAATCGGTGAAGATTGCCGTATTGGGCGGAATGTGACTATTAGAGACAATAATGGTGGACATCATGTGTCTCTTCAAGGCTATAAAACATCGAAGCCGGTCATTATTGGCAAGCATGTATGGTTATGTGAAGGTTGTACCATCATGCAGGGGGTTAAGATAGGAGATGGAGCCATAATTAGTGCCCATACAGTAGTCACGACCAATGTCCCTCCTTATTCTCTTGTTGCGGGAAATCCCGCCCGTGTGGTGCAAACTGATGTACATTGGAAATACTAA
- a CDS encoding diphosphate--fructose-6-phosphate 1-phosphotransferase, with translation MTKSALQIARAAYQPKLPKALKGAVKAVAGAATQSVADQEAIQKLFPNTYGMPLIKFEATDEVVNFPAMNVGVILSGGQAPGGHNVISGIFDGIKSLNKDSKLYGFILGPGGLVDHNYMELTSDIIDEYRNTGGFDIIGSGRTKLEKEDQFEKGLEILKQLDIKALVIIGGDDSNTNACVLAEYYAAKKCGVQVIGCPKTIDGDLKNEMIETSFGFDTACKVYSEVIGNIQRDCNSARKYWHFIKLMGRSASHIALECALQVQPNVCIVSEEVEANDMSLDDVVTYIAQIVANRAAQGNNFGTVLIPEGLIEFIPAMKRLIAELNDFLAENAEEFSQIKKSHQRDYIIRKLSPENAAIYASLPEGVARQLTLDRDPHGNVQVSLIETEKLLSEMVATKLAAWKEEGKFVGKFASQHHFFGYEGRCAAPSNYDADYCYSLGYTAASLIANGKTGYMSSVRNTTAPADQWIAGGVPITMMMNMERRHGEMKPVIQKALVKLDGAPFKAFAAQRDQWAITTDYVYPGPIQYFGPTEVCDQPTKTLQLEQAK, from the coding sequence ATGACAAAAAGTGCATTGCAAATTGCAAGGGCTGCTTATCAGCCCAAACTTCCGAAAGCGCTGAAGGGTGCCGTTAAGGCGGTAGCTGGAGCAGCTACTCAATCTGTAGCCGATCAGGAAGCTATCCAAAAATTGTTCCCTAACACGTACGGAATGCCTTTGATCAAGTTTGAGGCTACTGACGAAGTGGTTAACTTCCCAGCTATGAACGTGGGCGTTATCCTTTCCGGTGGTCAGGCTCCCGGTGGTCACAATGTGATTTCCGGTATCTTCGACGGTATCAAGAGTTTGAATAAAGACAGTAAGTTATATGGTTTCATTCTTGGCCCCGGTGGTTTGGTTGACCATAACTATATGGAACTGACTTCAGATATCATTGACGAATACCGTAACACGGGTGGTTTTGATATCATCGGTTCAGGCCGTACTAAATTGGAGAAAGAAGATCAGTTTGAAAAAGGTCTGGAAATCCTGAAGCAACTTGATATCAAAGCATTGGTTATCATCGGTGGTGACGACTCTAACACAAATGCCTGCGTACTGGCTGAGTACTATGCAGCTAAGAAGTGCGGCGTACAGGTAATTGGTTGTCCGAAGACTATCGACGGTGACTTGAAGAACGAAATGATTGAAACTTCTTTCGGTTTCGACACTGCTTGCAAGGTTTACTCTGAAGTTATCGGTAACATTCAACGTGACTGTAACTCAGCTCGTAAATACTGGCACTTCATCAAGTTGATGGGACGTTCTGCTTCTCACATTGCATTGGAATGTGCTTTGCAGGTGCAACCTAACGTTTGTATCGTATCAGAAGAAGTTGAAGCTAATGATATGTCTCTGGACGATGTAGTAACTTACATTGCTCAGATAGTAGCTAACCGCGCTGCTCAAGGCAACAACTTCGGTACGGTTTTGATCCCTGAAGGTTTGATCGAGTTTATTCCGGCTATGAAACGTCTGATCGCTGAGTTGAACGACTTCCTTGCTGAAAATGCTGAAGAATTCTCTCAGATTAAGAAGTCTCACCAACGTGATTATATCATCCGCAAACTGTCTCCGGAAAATGCGGCTATCTATGCCAGTCTGCCTGAGGGTGTTGCACGTCAGCTGACGCTGGACCGCGACCCGCACGGAAACGTACAGGTATCTTTGATCGAAACAGAAAAACTGTTGTCGGAAATGGTAGCTACTAAGCTTGCTGCATGGAAAGAAGAAGGTAAATTCGTAGGTAAGTTCGCTTCCCAACACCACTTCTTCGGTTATGAAGGCCGTTGCGCTGCTCCGTCTAACTACGATGCTGACTATTGCTATTCACTGGGTTATACAGCTGCTTCTCTGATTGCTAACGGCAAGACAGGCTATATGTCTTCTGTACGCAACACTACGGCTCCTGCTGACCAATGGATTGCAGGTGGTGTGCCCATCACGATGATGATGAACATGGAACGCCGTCACGGTGAAATGAAACCGGTAATCCAGAAAGCTCTGGTGAAACTGGATGGTGCTCCGTTCAAGGCATTTGCTGCTCAGCGCGACCAGTGGGCTATCACTACAGATTATGTATATCCGGGACCGATCCAGTACTTCGGACCTACGGAAGTTTGTGACCAGCCGACGAAGACTTTGCAGTTAGAGCAAGCTAAATAA
- a CDS encoding histidine kinase — MKKNSERSAAMRFTMKLSILLMPFIVLLVVYFLNDPFMVLRHYNRYDNSPVMLNEGYIGWQMYMNNRDSIAFDSFIMGNSCTMAYQCHEWEKYLDGGRAVRLFGNAESIAAISKKLQALERNGAEIKNLLLILDKESLGKDQLSSNHNHVLPPAISGISNFSFQEKFCQAFFFPNFLFPYLDYKIFHQHRPYMQGVINPYGAIRDAVTNDAINPRERMIRDEGEAYWENHKKEFVKARDCNYRNGEYREGERFLWETQTGLLKEIDQICRKHNTSVKIIISPDYNQISINPTDVEILKDIFGYENVFDFSGINEYTNDIHNYYERGHYRPILGALLLQKVYANHN, encoded by the coding sequence ATGAAGAAAAACAGTGAGCGAAGTGCAGCTATGCGCTTCACGATGAAACTATCTATACTCCTGATGCCATTTATAGTCTTGCTAGTGGTGTATTTCCTCAATGATCCTTTTATGGTTTTAAGGCATTATAACCGTTATGATAACTCTCCCGTCATGTTAAATGAAGGCTATATCGGTTGGCAAATGTATATGAACAACCGGGATTCCATTGCATTTGATTCTTTTATCATGGGAAATTCCTGCACCATGGCCTATCAATGTCATGAATGGGAAAAATACCTGGATGGTGGCAGGGCGGTACGCCTGTTCGGAAATGCAGAAAGCATAGCCGCCATCAGTAAGAAGTTGCAGGCTTTGGAAAGAAATGGTGCAGAAATAAAGAATCTGCTCCTCATTCTGGATAAAGAGTCATTGGGTAAAGACCAGCTTTCAAGCAACCATAACCATGTGTTGCCTCCGGCTATCTCAGGAATCAGCAACTTTAGTTTCCAAGAGAAATTCTGTCAGGCCTTCTTCTTCCCTAATTTCCTGTTTCCTTATCTCGATTATAAAATATTTCATCAACATCGTCCCTATATGCAAGGAGTGATAAACCCTTATGGCGCAATCAGAGATGCAGTAACAAATGATGCAATCAATCCCAGAGAGAGGATGATCCGGGATGAAGGAGAAGCATATTGGGAAAACCACAAAAAAGAGTTTGTGAAAGCCAGAGACTGTAATTATAGAAATGGTGAATACCGGGAAGGTGAGCGATTCTTATGGGAAACACAGACCGGATTATTAAAGGAAATAGATCAAATCTGCCGGAAACATAACACCTCGGTTAAAATCATCATCAGTCCCGACTATAACCAGATCAGCATAAATCCGACAGATGTGGAAATATTGAAAGACATTTTTGGCTATGAAAACGTATTCGATTTCAGTGGTATCAATGAATATACGAACGATATTCATAACTACTACGAAAGAGGACATTACAGACCGATACTCGGAGCACTCTTATTACAAAAAGTATATGCAAACCATAACTGA
- a CDS encoding amino acid adenylation domain-containing protein, translating into MEKNQKDMIDEIIKAFEKYTEHQAFVINNITYTYRQLSEIVYRISALINSREDKIIGIIAEDKLETYASILAVLISGKTYVILHPAYPRHRNRKIAELADIHLILYTKDIRVLNLDTEHVDFICTSELQEVVPSSSDIHPEKNENAYIIFTSGSTGEPKGVPISRNNLNAFYNAYSHLDWQLDENDRMLQMFELTFDVSIVSFLFPLTIGACIYTVSPEGVKYINVIETLEKYNLTFAAVAPSLLQLLLPYFSEIQLPELKYLIVTAEASDVELLSAFRACAPNASFVNLYGPTEGTIYCTAYRIPTTSCKHHNGMIAIGKPFEGVDALIMDNNGSPVATGETGELWISGRQVMNGYWNAPEKTKECLIEGKDGKTYYKTGDLCQIDADGDIIYCGRKDSQIKLQGFRIELSEIEHVVKKYFNNECKAVVIPKYGENNQCELHLVVEKVHLDKHQIEEHMNSRLPFYMIPQHIHCMEHFPLNTSSKTDRKRILELI; encoded by the coding sequence ATGGAAAAGAATCAAAAAGATATGATCGATGAGATCATAAAGGCTTTTGAGAAGTACACAGAGCATCAGGCATTTGTTATTAACAACATCACCTATACCTATCGTCAGCTGTCTGAAATTGTATATAGAATATCCGCTTTGATTAATAGCAGGGAAGATAAAATCATCGGCATTATAGCCGAAGATAAATTGGAGACTTATGCCTCCATACTGGCAGTATTAATCAGCGGGAAAACGTATGTCATTCTACACCCGGCCTATCCCAGACACAGGAATAGAAAGATTGCGGAACTCGCCGATATTCATTTAATTCTATATACAAAGGACATCCGTGTATTGAACCTGGATACCGAACACGTAGATTTTATATGCACTTCGGAGTTACAGGAAGTAGTTCCATCTTCTTCTGACATACATCCGGAAAAGAATGAAAATGCTTATATCATTTTCACCTCCGGCAGTACGGGAGAGCCGAAAGGAGTCCCCATCTCCCGTAACAACCTAAACGCTTTCTATAACGCATACAGCCATCTGGACTGGCAGTTGGACGAGAATGACCGGATGCTGCAAATGTTCGAACTAACCTTTGACGTTTCTATCGTTTCTTTCTTATTTCCCCTGACAATAGGTGCATGCATATATACAGTCTCTCCGGAAGGCGTAAAGTATATCAACGTCATTGAAACCCTGGAAAAATATAACCTCACATTTGCTGCCGTAGCCCCCTCCCTACTCCAGTTATTATTACCCTATTTCTCTGAGATACAACTTCCTGAACTCAAATACCTGATAGTTACCGCCGAAGCATCGGATGTTGAATTACTATCTGCCTTCAGAGCCTGTGCGCCCAATGCCTCTTTTGTGAACCTGTATGGTCCCACAGAAGGAACAATTTATTGCACAGCTTACCGGATACCGACCACCTCATGCAAACATCATAACGGTATGATTGCTATAGGAAAACCATTCGAAGGAGTAGATGCTCTAATTATGGATAATAACGGTAGCCCCGTCGCCACAGGCGAAACCGGAGAACTCTGGATCAGTGGCAGACAAGTGATGAACGGCTATTGGAACGCTCCTGAAAAGACCAAAGAATGCCTCATCGAAGGGAAAGATGGAAAGACTTATTACAAAACCGGTGATCTCTGCCAGATAGATGCTGACGGTGATATCATATATTGCGGTCGCAAAGATTCGCAGATTAAACTTCAGGGATTCCGCATCGAACTAAGCGAAATAGAACACGTGGTGAAGAAGTATTTCAACAATGAATGTAAAGCTGTCGTCATCCCCAAATATGGAGAAAACAATCAGTGCGAATTACATCTGGTAGTTGAAAAAGTCCATCTCGACAAACACCAGATAGAAGAACATATGAACAGCCGGCTGCCTTTCTACATGATTCCCCAGCACATACATTGTATGGAACATTTCCCACTGAACACCAGCAGCAAAACCGATAGAAAAAGAATACTGGAACTAATATAA
- a CDS encoding phosphopantetheine-binding protein — protein MELTEFIEKFAEQFDETDAAEFRADTEFKALEEWSSLSALSIIAMVDEEYDITLKGDDIKTSETIEDLFNLIQSKA, from the coding sequence ATGGAATTAACAGAATTCATTGAAAAGTTTGCAGAACAATTTGACGAAACAGATGCTGCTGAATTCAGAGCTGATACAGAGTTTAAGGCTCTTGAAGAGTGGTCTTCACTTTCAGCTCTTTCTATCATTGCTATGGTGGATGAAGAGTATGATATAACTCTGAAAGGAGATGATATCAAGACATCCGAGACTATCGAGGACTTGTTTAATCTTATTCAAAGTAAGGCTTAA
- a CDS encoding Abi family protein, giving the protein MAEVATTIDEQIKLLKDRGMNIEDEVKARENLMDIGYFRLGFYWFPFEKTYPRKNKRDHNFKEDTKFDYAIRLYYFDFDLRNLILRYISRIEVNFRTTLIYTASNKYKEDPYWYINHKYVKSTFIDDNLFINAIADVSKEAVIKQDLKEHKRKYAPAWKLIENLTFGVVISLYDNLVDGGLKHEISKVYGVESPNQFSNYINTIRRLRNSCAHGKVLFDMNLPEAISSGPAGDLSTRKTMLFGAYQVFKYILNRVSSNRVNDMVIELKSSFYKTDYQAVKDVIYNNSGFRENNI; this is encoded by the coding sequence ATGGCAGAAGTAGCAACAACAATAGATGAACAGATCAAACTCTTGAAAGACAGAGGTATGAATATAGAAGACGAAGTAAAAGCAAGAGAAAATTTAATGGACATCGGTTACTTTCGACTTGGCTTTTATTGGTTCCCATTTGAAAAGACATATCCAAGAAAAAACAAAAGAGATCACAACTTTAAAGAAGACACAAAGTTTGACTATGCAATCAGATTGTACTACTTTGACTTTGATTTGAGAAATCTTATATTAAGATATATAAGTCGCATAGAGGTGAATTTCAGAACGACTCTAATATATACAGCCTCCAACAAATATAAAGAAGATCCGTATTGGTACATCAATCATAAATATGTTAAATCTACATTTATAGATGACAATCTTTTTATAAATGCTATTGCTGATGTCAGCAAGGAAGCCGTTATTAAGCAAGATTTGAAAGAACACAAACGAAAATACGCCCCAGCATGGAAACTTATCGAGAACTTAACTTTTGGCGTGGTTATATCATTGTATGACAATCTGGTCGATGGAGGTTTAAAACATGAAATTTCTAAGGTATATGGAGTAGAATCTCCGAATCAATTTTCTAATTATATCAACACTATCAGGCGCTTAAGAAATAGTTGTGCACATGGCAAAGTCCTATTTGATATGAATTTGCCGGAAGCAATAAGTAGTGGACCTGCTGGAGATCTTTCGACCAGAAAAACCATGTTGTTTGGTGCTTATCAAGTATTTAAATATATTCTTAATAGGGTATCCTCTAATCGTGTCAATGATATGGTTATAGAACTAAAATCATCTTTCTATAAAACTGACTATCAAGCCGTTAAGGATGTCATATACAACAACTCCGGGTTCAGAGAGAATAATATTTAA
- a CDS encoding glycoside hydrolase family 25 protein, with amino-acid sequence MATKRKSAARRGKKKSEARIMPAWLRTILAVCIIAVFSAGFYWFFIRPYAYRWKPCYGQKGYGVCMPCDYEVHGIDISHYQGSIDWVQLTTNKTTKFPIHFVFMKATEGGDHADDTFPFNFDQAHRYGFIRGAYHFFSPKTDPLKQADFFIRTVQLIPGDLPPVLDVETIGKSTPHDLRIAVKTWLDRIESHYGVKPILYTSYKFKNRYLSDSVFNTYPYWIAHYYVDSVKYEGPWHFWQHTDVGNVPGIREEVDLNVFNGSLEQLRALTLQK; translated from the coding sequence ATGGCAACTAAAAGAAAATCTGCTGCACGTCGCGGTAAAAAGAAAAGCGAAGCGCGTATCATGCCTGCATGGTTACGTACAATACTTGCTGTTTGTATCATTGCCGTATTCTCAGCCGGGTTTTATTGGTTTTTCATTCGTCCGTATGCCTATCGTTGGAAACCTTGTTATGGCCAGAAAGGATATGGGGTATGTATGCCTTGCGACTATGAAGTGCATGGCATTGATATCTCCCATTATCAAGGCAGTATTGACTGGGTGCAACTGACAACCAACAAAACAACCAAATTTCCTATCCATTTTGTCTTTATGAAAGCTACCGAAGGTGGTGATCATGCTGACGATACTTTCCCGTTCAATTTTGATCAGGCGCATCGTTACGGTTTTATTCGCGGAGCTTACCATTTCTTCTCTCCTAAAACAGATCCGCTAAAACAAGCCGATTTCTTTATTCGTACGGTCCAGCTTATTCCCGGAGATCTGCCACCTGTGCTTGATGTCGAAACTATTGGTAAAAGTACGCCCCATGACTTAAGGATTGCTGTCAAAACCTGGCTCGACCGTATAGAATCACATTATGGTGTGAAACCGATTCTTTATACATCTTATAAATTCAAGAACCGCTATCTTAGTGATTCGGTATTCAATACTTACCCCTACTGGATTGCCCACTATTACGTAGACTCCGTCAAATATGAAGGTCCATGGCACTTCTGGCAACATACTGATGTGGGCAATGTTCCCGGTATCAGGGAAGAGGTCGATTTGAATGTATTTAACGGATCTTTGGAACAATTGCGGGCGCTTACTCTACAGAAATAG
- a CDS encoding acyl carrier protein, producing MNTQMILNELSLIFQEILKRDNIVLTSETTAQDVEGWNSLTNMLLISKIEKDFNVHFTFRDIVRFKNVGDICNAILTKTK from the coding sequence ATGAATACGCAAATGATTTTAAATGAACTGAGCCTGATTTTTCAGGAGATATTGAAGAGAGACAACATTGTTCTTACCAGTGAAACCACCGCCCAGGATGTGGAAGGTTGGAATTCACTGACCAATATGTTACTGATAAGCAAAATAGAGAAAGATTTCAATGTTCACTTCACCTTCAGAGACATTGTCCGATTCAAGAATGTAGGAGATATTTGCAATGCCATTCTCACCAAAACCAAATAA
- a CDS encoding MBOAT family O-acyltransferase → MSFISLNFVTLFVCTFLLYYTLPPKYRKAILLLSSCVFIGYYHIAFLIIALLISLATFFLGKWVGQSKHEKDAKRIYISGLCFLITGWLAFRYANLLPGVHWLFPLGISFYTFQALSYLTEIYWKEEESEENLADFMIYMLFFMKFLSGPIERARDMLPQLKSGKPVAYPSIVYGMKLIVVGLIKKLILADYISPYIDGIFNSIHTASGIQLLMACLLYPVELYGDFSGYTDIALGGACMLGFKLNPNFNRPFIAQTTAEFWRRWHMSLSFWVRDYLYLPLSSGMRRWGQWGVFLSLSLTFAGLGAWHGAGWNYIIYGLIQGLIIFYEMKTATIRNKVKNWIGNPLFATLSILRTYLLFAVSLIFFRLESVSDALYYIRNISFSTHASWKEVSIGIPDHNCIVAGSALVLILVYEYFMSKRDLLEALEKQPMLVRWGIYYLLAIMFFTLGQFNSDSFIYLQF, encoded by the coding sequence ATGTCATTCATATCTTTGAATTTTGTCACACTGTTTGTATGTACCTTTCTTTTGTACTACACACTTCCACCTAAATATAGAAAAGCTATACTCTTGTTGTCAAGCTGTGTTTTCATAGGCTATTACCACATAGCTTTCCTGATCATAGCCCTTCTCATTTCACTGGCTACTTTTTTTCTCGGTAAATGGGTGGGACAATCAAAACATGAGAAGGATGCGAAAAGAATCTATATTTCGGGCTTGTGTTTTCTAATTACAGGCTGGTTGGCATTCCGATATGCCAACCTCCTGCCAGGCGTACACTGGCTATTCCCCTTAGGCATCTCCTTTTATACCTTTCAGGCCCTTTCGTACCTGACGGAAATCTATTGGAAAGAAGAAGAGTCGGAAGAGAACCTCGCTGACTTCATGATATACATGCTCTTTTTCATGAAATTCCTGTCAGGACCTATAGAGCGGGCGAGAGATATGCTTCCACAATTGAAATCGGGTAAACCGGTAGCATATCCATCCATTGTCTACGGAATGAAGCTGATTGTAGTGGGGCTGATAAAGAAGTTGATACTTGCCGATTATATTTCTCCTTATATAGATGGTATTTTCAACTCTATACATACGGCATCCGGTATACAATTACTCATGGCATGCCTTTTATATCCGGTAGAATTGTATGGTGACTTTTCCGGTTATACGGATATTGCACTTGGAGGTGCCTGTATGTTGGGATTCAAACTCAACCCTAACTTCAACCGCCCATTCATAGCACAAACCACTGCCGAATTCTGGAGAAGATGGCACATGTCTCTTTCTTTTTGGGTTAGGGATTACTTATATCTGCCCCTATCTTCGGGTATGCGCCGTTGGGGACAGTGGGGCGTATTCCTGAGTCTGAGCCTGACATTTGCAGGATTAGGTGCCTGGCATGGTGCAGGATGGAACTATATTATCTATGGGCTCATCCAGGGGCTTATTATTTTCTATGAAATGAAGACTGCCACAATCCGTAACAAGGTAAAGAATTGGATAGGCAATCCCCTGTTTGCAACCCTGTCCATCCTCCGCACTTATCTGCTTTTCGCAGTTTCCTTGATTTTCTTCCGTTTAGAGTCGGTGAGTGATGCGCTCTATTACATCAGAAACATCTCGTTCAGCACCCATGCCAGCTGGAAAGAAGTAAGCATCGGAATTCCGGATCATAATTGTATTGTGGCCGGTAGTGCTCTTGTACTGATTTTAGTTTACGAATATTTTATGTCGAAACGAGATCTTTTAGAAGCGTTGGAAAAACAACCCATGCTTGTCAGATGGGGCATTTATTATCTGCTGGCCATTATGTTCTTTACCCTGGGACAGTTCAATTCCGACAGTTTTATTTATTTGCAATTTTAA